The Natronoarchaeum philippinense genome includes the window GGGGATGTCCTGTTGCGGATGCTTCTGTTCTGGGGCATCTTCTTGCCGTTGGACGAGCGCTGGTCGTTGTTTGCGGCGGACCGTACCGACGACACGGATCGAAGCACCGTCGCCTCGATCGCAACGATAGCGCTGTTGCTGCAGGTCGTGTTGATGTACGCGACGAACACGATCCACAAGTTCAACGGCGAGTTCTGGATGGACGGAGAGGCGCTCGTGTATATCCTAAGCGCGGATCAGTTCACCGTCCACCTCGGGAATGTGATCGCCGAGTACCACACGCTACTCGAGCTGTTCAACTACCTGTGGATGGGTCTGATCTTGGCGTCGCCGCTCCTGTTCGTGCTCACCGGTGCGTGGCGCGCAGTGCTGCCGACGATGTTCGTGGGGATGCATCTCGGAATGATCGTCACGATGCGTATCGGCCTGTTTCCACTGGTCGTCGTCGCTGCCTTGCTTCCGTTTTACCCGCCGGTGGTGTGGGATGCAGTGAGTAAGGCCGCTGAGCGAATCGGCCTCTCCGAAGTGTTGCGCACTGGACAGAACAAACTCACAAGGATCGCGGCGGCCGCACCGTCGTTCCGGACGCCATCCGTCCCGAACCCTGCTGGCGTGATCAACCACAGCCGAACAGCGTTTTTCACTGTCGTGCCGTACCTGCTGCTCGCTCTCGTCATCATGTCGAACGCTCAGGCTGTCGACTACGCTGAAGTTCCTGACCCGGGCGAAGAGGTTCTCGATACGGTGCAGGCTGAACAGAGCTGGCGGATGTTCGCGCCGGATCCGGCGCGGACGACCCGGTGGTTCGCAGCGCCGGCGACGCTCGAAAACGAGAGCAGAGTCGACGTGCTGCATAGATCCCAAGTCGACTTAGAACGCCCGGAAGATGTCGAGACGACGTATCCGACCGCACGGTGGCGCAAGTACCTCTCGAACGTGTATTCGGCCGACAACGAGAACCATCGGTCGTACCTCGCTAACTACCTGTGCGATCGCTGGAATCGCAACCACGAGACGGATGCGAAGTCGGTGACGATCTATCAGATGTACGAACGCTACGATCCCTACGCCGAGGAGATGGAAGCAGACGGGATCGTGAAAGTGATAACGTACAGCTGCTCCGGCGAGTTCGTTCAGAACGACTAGAGCAGCTCGGACTGCTTTTTAGCGCGGCCCTCCGCTCTCGTTCGTCACACACTGCGTCGGTCGGCACTGACGTTCTGTGCTCCAAATATTCGTAACTCGTCGCGGCGATACCGTCTCGAAGTCACACCCCAGTGGCGGCGTCAAAGCGGAAGGCGTCGTCACATCGCTCCTCGTCGAGACGGTTCTCCGTCGTGTCTGACCACCGCTGTGGTGGGGACTCTGCGGTGTTGCCCCTCCAGCAGCCGGACGCCACGTTGGGAGACTGTCCGGTGCCCGAAGCGTACAAACTGCATCGCTGGTTCGCAGTGAACCGCCTCGGGGTCAAGTGGTTCGAGAGAGCATAGCTCTCTCGTCATCACGAGACGGCTTTACCGTCTCGGACGACCCCGAGGCACTCGGCTTGCTCTGCCTGTAGGCAAACTCCGAGATCGTCCGTGCTACTGGCGAATAGGAGACGACGTGCGTGCTCTGTTTCGCACAGGCTCGCAAGCCGCGATTACAACTGCAGGATACCGTGACGACGAGGGGTCAGGGATGCCTGTGTCAGAGAACACAGCGGCGATCCGGTCATCGGCACCGCTGCGAGTCATCACAAACCCACTGCGTCGTTCCGTGCGCGGTGCCACGTGTTCATGAACCAGACGGCACGTGCGTAAGACTCGGCTGTGATATCATCGGCACAACGCGTTTGCACACGATCGCCATGCCGTCGGCTATCGACGTAGCGGCACAAAAAATGGAATCCGCGCGGTGCGGAATAGGGGGATCAGCCGCGAGGGCTGATTAGTTATTCGCGCTTGCGGAGCGCCAGCATGGCGGCGCCGAGCAGCGAGAGGATGGCCACGGCGATACCGAAGCCGGGCTGACCACTGCTGCCGGAGTCACCGGAGCTGTCGCCGGAGGAGTCGTCCGAGCCGGAGTCGTCCGAGCCGGAGTCGTCCGAGCCGGAGTCGTCCGAGCCGGAGTCGTCCGAGCCGGAGTCGTCCGAGCCGGAGTCATCCGAGCCGGAGTCGTCCGAGCCGGAGTCGTCCGAGCCGGAGCCGTCGTCACTCTCTGCGATGACGAATGCCGCGGAGGCGGACGCGTTGTCGACGGAGGTCGACAGTTCGTGCTCGCCAACGGGGTAGGAGTCGCTCGAGGTGTTGACCTCGAAGGTCAGGGTCGTGGTGCCCTCAGCGTCGAGGGAGACGTCCTGACTTGCGACGGAGTTCCCGTTGACCATCAGCGGGACGGACGTGTTGAGACCGTCAGCGCCAGCGGTCACGTCGATCATGACCTCAGCGGTGTCGTTCTTCGTCACGTCGTAGCTGGTGCTGCCGAAGGAGACCATCGTCTCAGCGTCGGAGCCACCGTCAGTGGACTCGACGAGCGTCGCGTCGAGGGTTGCCGTGTTCTCCGCGTCGTTGTTGTCCTCGGCACGGAGCTCGAACTCGGTGCCGGTGGTTTCACCGCTAAGGTCGAAGGAAGCGGTGAACGTGTTCGCGTCGTCGCCGGCCATCACGGTCGGCGTGTCACGCTCGACGAACGTGCCGGGTGCGCGGGCACGGGTGTCGATCGTGGTGCCGGGTGCGACGTTCGTCGTACCGGACACAGTCGCGTCAGCGGATGCCGCAACTTCGTCAGCGCTGTCGCCCCACGAGAGGGTGCGCTGTTCGATGGAGAATTCGCCCGAGATGGACTCGAGGTCGTCGTCCCAGTTGTCGACGAAGTTGTTGTTGGCGCCCATCTCGATCGTGGTCGAGAGGTCGGCGCTGCTCGGGAGAGCCTCGCCCTCATCGGAGGCGAGGTGGATGATGAACGTACCGTTCTGCTGGTCAGCGCTCAGAACCGTGGCGCTGAGGGTGCCCTTGTGGTTGAAGTCCTGGTCATCGCCTTCGCCGAAGGTTGCCCAGACGTTCGTCGCGTCGGGGCGGTTCGGACCAGAGACATCTTGGGACAGCTTGAGCTGCATTCCGGGGACACCTTCGCCAGCGTGGCCGATCTGGTCGCCCTGCTCGACGAAGCCGTAGACACTCTCAGCGTTGACCTGAACGAGCATCTCGTCGCCGTTGGCGATGGTGCTCGTCTCGGTCAGCGTGGCGTCTTGAAGGTCTTCAGCGTTGTTGACCGAGTCACTCGGTGCAGTCCAAGTAGACATCGAGGCCTCGCTGAACGAGGTGCGCTCGTTCAGCGTCAGGTAACCGACGTCCTGCTCGGTCTGCGTCGAGTAGTCGCCGTCACCGTACTCAGTAGCGATGCTCAGTTCGTAGCCCGTCGGGCCAAGGGCACCGGGGACATCCTGAGTGTTCGCGTTGTCGATGACGTTCAGCCCAGCACCATTGTCGCTGGTGATTTCGTAGTCACCGTTGTAGGTGTTGAGCGTAACGGTAATCTCTTCGTCACCAACCTCGTCGAGGTTGGTCACTTCGAGGTGCTGCTCGTAGTTGACGTCCTCGACGTCACCGACCTTGATGTAGACAGGGTTGTCGATGCCCTGTGCGGTGAAGGAGAACGAAACCTCGTTACCGACCTGACCCTCGTACTGGTCCTGTCCGAACTCGATGGTGTCGGGGGTCTGCTCGGTGACTTCGATCGAGGCCGAGTCGGACGCCGTCGTCTCGACGGACTCGATGTCGAAGGTGTAGTTACCGACCGTGCTCAGGTCCAGGCTCCAGGTGTCAGCGGGGTTGCCGGAGACGATAGCTGCGTTACCGTCGTCGGTCTCCTCACCGCCGGTGAGGTCAGCGAGCTCGGAGCCGCTGAAGGAGGAGCTGGAGATCCGGAACTCGGCGCCGTTTGCTAGGTCATCCGGAAGGTTCGTGCCCGTCCATTGGAGCGTTGCCTGCTCGTCAGTCTCGATGGACGAGGACTGGAACTCGAACGTGACCTCAGGCGTTTCGACGTAGAACTCACCGTACACGTTGGCGCTATCTCCAGAACCGGTCTGGAGGTAGTGGAAGCCACTCGCGTCGGTGGTGTCGATGGTCACGTGACCGTTTTCGCTCGCTCGGAGCACGTCGATGCGCTCGGAAGCGCCCTCGACACCCGAGTAGAGCTGAACTGCTTCACCAGATTCGAAGCCGCTGACGTTCAGCGTCTCGCCTTGGTAAACTGTTTCGTCCTGCAGCGATGCCTTATCGACTGCATTGCTATTCCCGTCATGGTTCGCGGCTGCAGTCCCCACCAGCGCGGCGGAGCCAGCAACCACAGAGAGAACCATCATCGCTGCCAGGAACACTGCGCGTCCCTTTTCGCGATATGAGTTGTTGTCTGTCATGTGTTGTTGTTGTAGTTGTTTGTCTGTCGATCAGACGGCGACAACATCGTTCGCACACGCACGGAAATCGTTCCGAACGGTGATACTTGGTGCTGCCACCATGGGTAGGGGTACAGTCCAAAGGTTACGCTGTCGTTATAAATGCTTTGTGGTGGCGTTAAGAACCTGTTACTTGTTGTCATGGGACGATACAGGTCTGCTCGCGGACTAGTAGGACCGGCGTATCGTATCGGCACACCAGTGAGTACTACTTGAACGAACCGAGAAATTCCCGGTCGTGTCGGTCGAGCGATTTCGGCGTGCTGACCTGTCAGTACGAGGCCGTTACTATCATATTCGGATGTGATAATCACGGCCTATCCGATGCCACACGACGGCAGCGATTCGGACTGCGACGCCGAGACGCCGCCGGCCGATGGCGCTCGACCGACGGTAACGCGGCGAGCGCTGTTGCGGTCGGTCGGCGGTGCGACGGCGCTTTCGTACACAGTTGGTTCAATCGCGCACGCGCGTGGACGCCGACGTGCGGATCTAGATCAGGACGGGCTCGTCGCGGCCGAAACGCACACTGGCCCCACAGAACGAGCGCTCGCAGCGACGTTCGGCGACCAGTTCGACGGGCTCGATCCGTCCCGTCGAGAGCTGTTGATCGATGTCCGGTACGTTCGCGGGACCAGCGTCGCCGCCGAGACGAAAGCGGCCATCGAGGGGTTGTTTCGGCGGGAAGGAATCCACGCCCAATGGCTCGACTATCCGAAGCGATACGATCGTGAGCGCTTCGAGCGAGAATACGGGTCGAACGCGCGTACCGTCCTCTGGGGCGGAAACAGTTTCTACCGGACCGAGATCAAGCGGGAGTTCAGAAACGTCGCCGTGCAGTTGGTCGTTGTCCCCGGACGGAGTCATCCCGCGTACGAGGGGCTCGTGTACAGCCCGTGGACCGACGCGCTCGGTGGAGGGCAGGACGGACACGTCAACGGATTCAGCGTGGGCAATCGCGCGGTCGTCGCCGAGCGCGATCAGGTCCGCGAAGAACAGCGCTTGATCCTCCACGAGATCGCACATCTCGCGCTCTGTCACGCCGACGATCCACAAAACGACGGCGTGATGGGCACCGGCGAACGGATCGACCTGACCGACCGTGAGTGGGAGCGGCTTCGGCGGAATCTGGACAACGTCCGCGATCGGACTGGCTACGACGTGCTGTTTCGGTCGTGTCTCTGGGAGGACTGTCTCCCGATGCTGTAGGCAGTGGGACAGGTTGATCTGGGGGACGACTCGACGCTATCGTCCCGATGAGACGTTCGTACTACCACACTCGGGACAGCGCGTCATCGTTCCCAACGAGACGACTTCGATCGTCTCCCACCGATCGCTGCCTGCGGGCGCCTCGAATCCGCAGGTCCAGCAATGCGAGCGCGACGTGGACTGTCGGGACTGTGGCATGCGAAAAGATAGCACCACCTACGTCATAAGTCTCACACACGAGGACCCCAGCACAGCAGCACTATTAACTCAATTACGAATTGCAGTACCTTAATAAGCATCGCCGTCGGAACACCACGTGATGCCCGAAATCACAGTGTCCGACTCGCTGTACCGCCAGCTCGAAGACGCCGCTGACGGAGGCGAGATGGAAGACGCGATGTGGGAGATGGTGTACCTACTCCAGCGCGGTTCAGACCCGACATAGAGGGTTCCGGAATTCGAGCGCCACGAGAGCGCGGCGTCGAAACGAAGACACCGCCGATGGTCTTTATTTTCCGGACTCGGGATCGGCGGCCGTCTCTGCCCGACGCAGCAACTCTCGGATCGGCCGGCCCGTGTCGGCCGCGGCTGCGGCGGCGTCGTCGTACTCGGCGCTGATGTCGTAGACGATGCCGTCGGAGTCGCTTGCGATCTTCACGTCGATATCGTACTCGTCGCCGTCGATCTCGATCGTCGCCGTCTCGAACGATCGTTCGGCGACCCAGCGATGACTGGCGCCCGCCTGTCGGACGCCGAGCGTCCCGGTCTCCTCGGCGAGACGGCGCGCGACGCG containing:
- a CDS encoding HTTM domain-containing protein — translated: MTHRSPRETAHNQLSTALDRVAPIVGKWFEIDLRALAAFRVSLGLLILADLATRARNIGAFYTDAGVLPRQALFSDYSPVYSLHAISGAAWAQTLLFLVAGAFALALIVGYRTRVATVVSWLLLLSLHARNPMVLNSGDVLLRMLLFWGIFLPLDERWSLFAADRTDDTDRSTVASIATIALLLQVVLMYATNTIHKFNGEFWMDGEALVYILSADQFTVHLGNVIAEYHTLLELFNYLWMGLILASPLLFVLTGAWRAVLPTMFVGMHLGMIVTMRIGLFPLVVVAALLPFYPPVVWDAVSKAAERIGLSEVLRTGQNKLTRIAAAAPSFRTPSVPNPAGVINHSRTAFFTVVPYLLLALVIMSNAQAVDYAEVPDPGEEVLDTVQAEQSWRMFAPDPARTTRWFAAPATLENESRVDVLHRSQVDLERPEDVETTYPTARWRKYLSNVYSADNENHRSYLANYLCDRWNRNHETDAKSVTIYQMYERYDPYAEEMEADGIVKVITYSCSGEFVQND
- a CDS encoding BGTF surface domain-containing protein, with amino-acid sequence MFLAAMMVLSVVAGSAALVGTAAANHDGNSNAVDKASLQDETVYQGETLNVSGFESGEAVQLYSGVEGASERIDVLRASENGHVTIDTTDASGFHYLQTGSGDSANVYGEFYVETPEVTFEFQSSSIETDEQATLQWTGTNLPDDLANGAEFRISSSSFSGSELADLTGGEETDDGNAAIVSGNPADTWSLDLSTVGNYTFDIESVETTASDSASIEVTEQTPDTIEFGQDQYEGQVGNEVSFSFTAQGIDNPVYIKVGDVEDVNYEQHLEVTNLDEVGDEEITVTLNTYNGDYEITSDNGAGLNVIDNANTQDVPGALGPTGYELSIATEYGDGDYSTQTEQDVGYLTLNERTSFSEASMSTWTAPSDSVNNAEDLQDATLTETSTIANGDEMLVQVNAESVYGFVEQGDQIGHAGEGVPGMQLKLSQDVSGPNRPDATNVWATFGEGDDQDFNHKGTLSATVLSADQQNGTFIIHLASDEGEALPSSADLSTTIEMGANNNFVDNWDDDLESISGEFSIEQRTLSWGDSADEVAASADATVSGTTNVAPGTTIDTRARAPGTFVERDTPTVMAGDDANTFTASFDLSGETTGTEFELRAEDNNDAENTATLDATLVESTDGGSDAETMVSFGSTSYDVTKNDTAEVMIDVTAGADGLNTSVPLMVNGNSVASQDVSLDAEGTTTLTFEVNTSSDSYPVGEHELSTSVDNASASAAFVIAESDDGSGSDDSGSDDSGSDDSGSDDSGSDDSGSDDSGSDDSGSDDSGSDDSSGDSSGDSGSSGQPGFGIAVAILSLLGAAMLALRKRE
- a CDS encoding phosphohydrolase, translated to MPEITVSDSLYRQLEDAADGGEMEDAMWEMVYLLQRGSDPT